In Apostichopus japonicus isolate 1M-3 chromosome 3, ASM3797524v1, whole genome shotgun sequence, a single genomic region encodes these proteins:
- the LOC139965390 gene encoding serine/threonine-protein kinase Nek11-like isoform X2, giving the protein MHEAKLLSKLHHPNIVKFYDSFLDGEFFCIITEYCEGGDLDDMITATKKAGKSLDQSLIMDWFVQLTLAVQHMHSRRVLHRDLKTRNIFLKNNMVKIGDFGISRVLMGTTDMASTFTGTPYYMSPEVLKHEGYNSKSDVWSIACILYELCALQHAFEGQSLMGVMYKIVEGKPPEIPKNYDKNVQKVIEMLLNRNPSERPSAAEVTKIPYVGRHIEKMYNRMADLKYQKEDDVKLATQEAEELATLVREKTHLEDLQDISVKERPPDPQEVAIEKMKHLTPRERMRLRKIQQADEQAHLLSMHARKNRFENEVRKGTIQGTMGTFTRPAWQVGAGEAQQIQHSSYAYSDATTYPPMGYADQYAEYDEDPTADRWAAEGMTTVQEASRTMSPSYVSYEDRPIKPASQENTLVPDGTLKAPSGGSYDDRPITPMKHTVNFDDPDIASATPPGLAGRQKKSPKKNGASKKTQSPSKERNSEKAVEPDGEEENGDFEPPEGIPEDADAAETFYSQHEDFESDSEPDDDYGALMDCMQDALSKTATEHNATITDTVHGCFSPTVRDLKIKNLRAECEKKMGKESFKKAYAFLKEARFGETTMAGETADEKHIIQGLRQFVDNPSDGFLIDQLLFLEEQAKFMK; this is encoded by the exons GGTGGAGATCTAGATGATATGATCACAGCTACAAAGAAGGCTGGCAAAAGCCTGGACCAATCCCTGATCATGGATTGGTTTGTGCAGTTGACATTGGCCGTGCAACACATGCACAGCAG GAGAGTGCTTCATAGAGATCTCAAAACACGAAATATTTTCCTGAAAAACAACATGGTGAAGATTGGTGACTTTGGCATTTCAAGGGTGCTGATGGGTACCACAGATATGGCAAGCACCTTTACTGGTACTCCGTATTATATGAGCCCGGAGGTACTCAAGCATGAAGGCTATAACTCAAAATCAGATGTTTG GTCTATAGCCTGTATCCTGTATGAGCTTTGTGCTTTACAACATGCCTTTGAAGGACAATCTTTAATGGGGGTCATGTACAAAATAGTCGAAGGAAAACCGCCGGAGATCCCAAAAAACTACGACAAGAATGTACAGAAAGTTATTGAAAT GTTACTGAACAGGAATCCATCAGAAAGGCCGTCTGCAGCTGAGGTTACTAAGATTCCATATGTTGGTCGACATATTGAG AAAATGTACAACCGTATGGCTGACTTGAAGTATCAGAAGGAGGACGACGTCAAACTAGCGACACAAGAGGCGGAGGAGCTCGCGACGTTGGTCCGAGAGAAGACCCACCTCGAGGATCTGCAGGACATTTCAGTAAAGGAGCGCCCCCCAGATCCGCAAGAGGTGGCAATAGAGAAGATGAAGCATCTAACACCGAGGGAGCGGATGAGGTTGCGAAAGATACAGCAGGCGGACGAACAAGCCCATCTACTAAG CATGCATGCCCGTAAAAACAGATTTGAGAATGAAGTCAGGAAAGGCACCATCCAAGGCACAATGGGAACCTTTACCAGGCCTGCATGGCAAGTGGGTGCTGGTGAAGCACAACAG ATTCAGCATAGTTCGTATGCGTATTCCGATGCCACCACGTACCCACCGATGGGATATGCAGACCAATACGCAGAGTACGACGAGGATCCTACCGCTGACCGCTGGGCCGCGGAGGGAATGACCACTGTGCAGGAAG CTTCAAGGACCATGTCACCGTCATACGTCAGTTACGAAGATCGTCCGATTAAGCCGGCTTCACAAG agAATACTTTGGTGCCAGACGGCACTCTAAAGGCTCCATCAGGAGGAAGCTATGACGACCGTCCGATTACCCCGATGAAACACACGGTCAATTTCGATGACCCAGATATAGCGAGTGCCACCCCACCGGGCCTCGCAGGAAGGCAGAAGAAATCTCCCAAGAAAAATGGTGCTTCCAAGAAAACCCAGTCGCCGTCCAAAGAGAGGAATTCAGAGAAGGCAGTGGAACCAGATGGTGAGGAAGAAAATGGCGACTTCGAGCCTCCTGAAGGTATCCCAGAAGACGCTGATGCAGCAGAGACGTTTTACTCTCAACACGAAGATTTTGAATCTGACTCTGAACCTGAT GATGACTATGGTGCTCTCATGGATTGTATGCAAGATGCTCTCAGCAAAACAGCCACTG AACACAATGCGACCATCACAGACACTGTCCATGGATGTTTCTCGCCGACCGTGAGGGATCTGAAAATCAAGAATTTAAGAGC AGAATGCGAGAAAAAGATGGGCAAGGAGTCGTTCAAGAAGGCCTACGCATTCTTGAAAGAGGCAAGATTTGGTGAAACCACCATGGCTGGCGAAACGGCAGACGAGAAACACATTATTCAAGGTCTCCGGCAGTTCGTGGATAATCCAAGCGATGGATTCCTTATCGATCAGTTACTGTTTCTGGAAGAACAGGCAAAGTTCATGAAATAG
- the LOC139965393 gene encoding ATPase WRNIP1-like, which translates to MEDESDAVTCPICSKELPLEKINSHIDICLRTSGQEMSKRQRSSSGDRDSGNQKRHKVTKGSDNEENQPTDKQSSNHTVKRVNKPSVSPFKDSHTKKGKSSADSSKSPISGKTSVQCDVEPGEPSKTLGTRVLSSQSNRSRPLDSEEFRPLAERMRPKCMEDFIGQSDLFGTNRILKKLINTGQVSSLILCGPPGSGKTTLAGIIAKKIKELSNSRLVKLSATTSNVAEVKKVIAEAGNLQRMFKRKTILFMDEIHRFNKLQQDTFLPFIENGTITLLGATTENPSFSLNSALLSRCQVITLRKHSTEDLMLILECAAERMGAVVLKEAESHCENDDAVKIEQDALSMLANFCDGDARSALNVLEMAIRSCKEGTSSSGAQGKEEEGEERNGELRGSVITTELIKDSLQRSHIQYDRTGDEHYNCISAIHKSMRASDENASLYWLGRMLIGGENPLYVARRLIEFASVDVGLADPSALVQAVSTYQACQFLGMPVCEFNLAQCVTYLARAPKSSEIAAAYGSVKMCITEHQGPMPGVPLHLRNVSPQVLQRMGITEGRNQSKPKAFLPEGLENVRFFP; encoded by the exons ATGGAAGATGAAAGTGATGCTGTTACTTGTCCAATTTGTTCAAAGGAATTACCACTTGAAAAGATCAATTCTCATATAGATATTTGTTTGAGAACATCCGGTCAAGAAATGAGTAAAAGGCAAAGAAGTAGCAGTGGAGACCGGGACAGTGGCAATCAAAAGCGACACAAAGTTACAAAAGGATCAGATAATGAGGAAAATCAGCCGACAGATAAGCAAAGCAGTAATCATACTGTGAAGCGAGTTAATAAGCCTAGTGTCAGTCCCTTTAAAGATAGTCACACTAAGAAAGGAAAGTCATCTGCAGACTCTAGTAAGTCACCAATTTCTGGAAAAACTTCTGTCCAATGTGATGTTGAACCGGGGGAACCTTCCAAAACTCTTGGTACAAGGGTGCTATCAAGTCAATCAAACCGTAGCAGACCTTTGGATTCTGAAGAATTTCGACCCCTTGCTGAGAGAATGAGACCAAAGTGTATGGAAGATTTCATTGGTCAGAGTGACTTGTTTGGAACCAATCGCATTTTGAAAAAGCTGATAAACACTGGACAAGTTTCCTCTCTGATCTTGTGTGGACCACCTGGCTCTGGAAAG ACCACTTTAGCTGGTATCATTGCCAAGAAGATAAAGGAGCTTTCTAACAGCAGGCTTGTGAAGTTGTCAGCTACGACGAGCAACGTTGCAGAGGTGAAGAAAGTCATTGCGGAGGCAGGGAATCTCCAGAGGATGTTCAAAAGGAAAACCATTCTCTTCATGGACGAAATCCACAGATTTAACAAACTTCAACAG GATACTTTTTTACCCTTCATTGAAAATGGAACAATCACTCTCTTAGGGGCAACCACCGAGAATCCATCCTTTTCACTGAATTCAGCACTTTTGAGCCGTTGTCAGGTGATTACACTGAGGAAGCACAGCACAGAGGACTTGATGCTCATACTGGAGTGCGCAGCAGAAAGGATGGGTGCTGTTGTCTTGAAAGAAGCTGAGAGTCATTG tGAAAATGATGATGCTGTCAAGATTGAACAAGACGCACTGAGCATGCTTGCCAATTTCTGCGACGGAGACGCCAGAAGTGCTCTGAATGTTCTGGAGATGGCAATAAGATCCTGTAAAGAAGGAACCTCATCCTCTGGTGCACAGggaaaggaggaggagggagaagagAGAAACGGAGAATTGAGAGGCAGTGTAATCACAACAGAACTGATCAAAGACAGCTTACAGAGGTCTCATATTCAGTATGACAGGACAG GTGATGAGCATTATAACTGCATCTCAGCAATACATAAATCCATGAGAGCATCTGATGAAAACGCTAGTCTTTACTGGTTAGGGAGGATGTTAATTGGTGGTGAGAATCCTCTGTATGTGGCCAGACGACTAATTGAATTTGCCAGCGTGGATGTCG GCCTTGCTGATCCTTCAGCTCTTGTTCAGGCTGTCAGTACATATCAAGCCTGCCAGTTTCTGGGAATGCCAGTCTGTGAG TTCAACCTAGCCCAGTGTGTAACCTACCTGGCTAGAGCACCAAAGTCTTCAGAAATCGCTGCTGCCTATGGGAGTGTGAAGATGTGTATTACGGAACACCAGGGACCCATGCCAGGTGTTCCATTACACCTGAGGAACGTGTCTCCTCAAGTACTTCAGCGCATGGGCATAACCGAAGGACGTAACCAGTCTAAGCCTAAAGCTTTCTTGCCAGAAGGACTGGAAAATGTCCGATTTTTTCCATGA